The region GTGGACGTGTTCCTGGTGGCCCCCAAGGGCCCGGGACACATGCTGCGCCGCGTGTACGCCGACGGCGCAGGCATGCCCGGCATCTTCGCCGTGGCACAGGACGCCAGCGGACAGGCACGCGACATCGCACTGGCCTACGCACGCGGCATCGGCTGCACCCGCGCGGGTGTGCTGGAAACCACTTTCAAGGAAGAGACCGAAACCGACCTGTTCGGCGAGCAGAGCGTGCTGTGCGGTGGCGTGACCAGCCTGATCCAGGCGGGCTTCGAGACCCTGGTGGAAGCCGGTTACCAGCCGGAGATCGCTTACTTCGAAACGCTGCACGAGGTCAAGCTGATCGTGGACCTGATCTACGAGAAGGGCTTCGAAGGCATGCGCCACAGCATCTCCAACACCGCCGAGTTCGGTGACTATGTGACCGGACCGCGCATGGTCACGGAGCAGACCAAGGCCGAGATGAAGAACGTGCTTTCGGACATTCAGACAGGCAAGTTTGCCGAGCGCTTCATCCAGGACGCCGAAAGCGGCTTCCCCTTTATGAACGAGCAGCGCGGCAAGATGCGCGACCATCAGCTGGAAACCGTCGGCAAGGAACTGCGCGACATGATGCCCTTTATTTCCAAGAAGGAACTCGAAGTCTGAGCCTGAAGTAGGCACACGCAGAGCAGGGACTGGACGAAGGGGCAGTGGAGACACTGCTCCTCGTTGCTGTCTTACGTACGCTTCTCCTCAGGATGAAGGCACACCCACAGGCTGGGCAGGCACCCCAGTGGAACTCCTGTCCTGAACGTAGGCGTTCCGTGCAGTCTCTTTTTGGAATTGGCAGTGAATATGCCTGGCAACAGCGGCTGGTCTGACGTCCTCAGGCGTGGATCCAGCATATCCAGAGGCAGGCCACGCG is a window of Deinococcus deserti VCD115 DNA encoding:
- the ilvC gene encoding ketol-acid reductoisomerase codes for the protein MAAKMFYDRDVSLSPIENKLIAIIGYGSQAHAHAQNLRDTGLNVVVGLREGSASRAKAEQAGLRVASIEDATREADVVMLLIPDENQPKVYEESVAPHLTEGKALAFGHGFNVHFGRIKPPAGVDVFLVAPKGPGHMLRRVYADGAGMPGIFAVAQDASGQARDIALAYARGIGCTRAGVLETTFKEETETDLFGEQSVLCGGVTSLIQAGFETLVEAGYQPEIAYFETLHEVKLIVDLIYEKGFEGMRHSISNTAEFGDYVTGPRMVTEQTKAEMKNVLSDIQTGKFAERFIQDAESGFPFMNEQRGKMRDHQLETVGKELRDMMPFISKKELEV